The following proteins are encoded in a genomic region of Zea mays cultivar B73 chromosome 9, Zm-B73-REFERENCE-NAM-5.0, whole genome shotgun sequence:
- the LOC118473311 gene encoding thioredoxin-like protein Clot: protein MTVEKVDAGLSDFDAHFDRLFASPDAASDGKVKLLLFLADRKPGSSLSWCPDCNVAEPVIYERLEALEGKDAVLLRAYVGDKPTWRDPAHPWRVDPRFGLKGVPTLIRWEDGAAAARLGDDEAHLKDKVDALLCAGGN, encoded by the exons ATGACGGTGGAGAAGGTGGACGCGGGGCTTTCCGACTTCGACGCCCACTTCGATCGCCTCTTCGCTTCCCCGGACGCCGCCTCCGACGGCAAGGTGAAGCTGCTGCTCTTCCTGGCCGACCGCAAGCCTGGCTCCTCCCTCTCCTGGTGCCCCG ACTGCAACGTGGCGGAGCCGGTGATCTACGAGCGGCTGGAGGCACTGGAGGGCAAGGACGCGGTGCTCCTGCGCGCCTACGTCGGGGACAAGCCCACTTGGCGCGACCCGGCGCACCCGTGGAGGGTGGACCCCAGGTTCGGGCTCAAGGGCGTGCCAACGCTGATCCGCTGGGAGgatggcgccgccgccgcccgcctcGGGGACGACGAGGCGCACCTCAAGGACAAGGTTGACGCCCTCCTCTGCGCTGGCGGCAACTGA
- the LOC118473310 gene encoding CDK5RAP3-like protein, with the protein MHDPSEIRNLPIDIAFGRLQEWLVDRKRVPHDWRKRLAGIRARIAPAFSALPRNLHPSLLALDPEEIGYLEAKKIYSILLESNTESRNIFGRLTGSAGEWESIIKAYEKDHVFLGEAAQIMVQNVNYDIPYQRKQMQKTQQQLAELDRREADIKRLAALSATRYVEACQELGLQGINVREELIESAKTLPSTFSKILEVLNSDPVSNAMEYYTTFVKDCHTEDKRNSDSVLPKLKDLQANPPSLHVSVYNEIKSSLGEASKSPGFTVIAGEIDSNVAAADDIDWDISVDTNEIDWDIGAVEQPGEESGDGFGSYEIIDANIELAGSENYNVGVSDKSMNKEDLASSESGICWDITADSSEEIASIQNASSVLEQSQSQMIAEDRSLLLEKEYRNNILDDLLEVKSFLTQRLGEMRNADTSSLQHQVQAVSPFVLQQHAPDSLENMLVEISSAISLLTNQKTLDLIMILNSKRFLDRLVSSLEEKKHHEVKLREGLGDLSVKRMELQNALSSSWPKQEAAITKTRELKKLCESTLSSVFDGRPVYIIGEINTLLSSSVSQLAG; encoded by the exons ATGCACGACCCGTCGGagatccgcaacctccccatcgACATCGCCTTTGGCCGCCTCCAGGAGTGGCTCGTGGACCGCAAGCGAGTGCCGCACGACTGGCGGAAGCGCCTCGCCGGTATTCGCGCCCGCATCGCGCCCGCTTTCTCCGCCCTGCCGCGGAACCTGCACCCCTCACTCCTCGCCCTCGATCCAGAAG AAATTGGCTACCTTGAAGCAAAGAAGATATACAGCATTCTCCTAGAATCCAACACCGAGAGTCGCAACATATTTGGCCGCCTGACGGGATCCGCG GGTGAATGGGAGTCAATTATTAAAGCTTACGAGAAGGACCATGTCTTCCTTGGAGAGGCAGCGCAGATCATGGTTCAAAATGTTAACTATGACAT TCCATATCAGAGGAAGCAGATGCAGaagactcagcagcagcttgcagagCTTGATCGAAGGGAGGCTGACATCAAGCGTCTTGCGGCATTGTCAGCGACTAGATATGTAGAAGCCTGCCAGGAACTCGGTTTACAG GGAATAAATGTGAGGGAAGAACTAATAGAGTCCGCAAAAACACTCCCATCTACTTTTAGCAAAATCTTGGAGGTCCTGAACAGTGATCCTGTCTCAAATGCTATGGAGtactacacaacttttgttaaggACTGCCATACTGAGGACAAG AGAAATAGTGATTCTGTGCTACCCAAACTGAAAGACTTGCAGGCCAATCCTCCTTCTTTGCATGTCTCAGTATATAATGAGATCAAGAGTTCTCTTGGAGAGGCATCAAAATCTCCTGGGTTTACTGTGATCGCGGGAGAAATTGACTCAAATGTTGCTGCTGCTGATGATATTGATTGGGACATTTCTGTGGATACTAATGAAATTGATTGGGACATTGGTGCTGTGGAACAACCTGGTGAAGAATCTGGCGATGGCTTTGGATCGTATGAAATTATTGATGCTAATATAGAGCTGGCCGGTTCTGAAAATTATAATGTTGGTGTCTCAGACAAATCAATGAACAAAGAAGATCTTGCATCATCTGAGTCTGGTATTTGCTGGGACATCACTGCTGATAGTTCTGAAGAAATTGCTAGTATACAGAATGCTTCATCTGTATTAGAGCAATCTCAGTCTCAAATGATAGCTGAAGATAGAAGTTTGTTGCTGGAAAAAGAATATAGGAATAATATTCTGGATGATTTACTCGAG GTAAAATCATTTTTGACTCAACGCTTAGGGGAGATGAGGAATGCAGACACATCATCTCTACAGCATCAAGTGCaagctgtctcaccttttgttctcCAGCAGCATGCTCCTGACAGTTTGGAGAACATGCTTGTAGAGATCTCGTCAGCAATCTCATTGCTAACTAATCAGAAGACTCTTGACCTTATAATGATCCTTAACTCTAAAAG GTTTCTGGATAGATTAGTTTCAAGCTTAGAAGAGAAGAAGCATCACGAAGTAAAACTACGGGAAGGTTTAGGTGATTTATCTGTTAAGCGTATGGAGCTGCAAAACGCACTGTCATCATCATGGCCAAAGCAA GAGGCAGCAATTACAAAAACAAGGGAACTAAAGAAGCTGTGTGAGTCGACACTGTCGTCTGTTTTTGATGGAAGACCAGTGTATATAATTGGAGAGATCAATACTTTACTGAGCTCAAGTGTTAGTCAATTAGCTGGATGA